One genomic window of Streptomyces sp. NBC_01498 includes the following:
- a CDS encoding FAD-dependent monooxygenase, whose product MDPVIVVGAGPVGLALSLCLATQGVPTVVLDEGAGGDEPRPARTAVLRPDTAALVARLGCSTLRDEGAQWVGWRQLRRKQQMRRLRLGDADEVGGASAAVGTVPGALGAAAGDGERADAVFPSPLHLPQHALTRGLRDAAARHELVRLVPESRLDSLEQDPRGVTVHTRGPGATWWRGSHVVGCDGARSTVRKLLGVRFPGRTAVERHAVAALRVELPWPGEAVLHRQPPWRGGGQEVSARPLPDGAWRLDWLLPARGELVTPEALVERVRDTLAGWCGEAPPYDLLDTGVYTLHHRLARRWRVDRAFLAGDAAHLLGALGTQGLDEGLRDAENLGWKLAHAWHHGASETLLDSYQAERRTAVAARLRAADQSLTILRGGGGLRTYLPGTARGHDTLLADGHLGNGPLGAPPAYPHSPLAPPHAEGHTTVDTRTGAPVADVLVTAPDGTTVRLRDRLGRGRALVVLVAPGTGVWDRRHWLTAGVMPRLAEAVAALPAPSELLVTESYPGASAHTVLLVRPDGHLVAAFGGVRPDELYAAADAARGGGPGPSSAKGRAGRTDRTVNIN is encoded by the coding sequence GTGGACCCGGTGATCGTCGTCGGCGCGGGCCCTGTCGGGCTCGCGCTCTCACTCTGCCTGGCCACCCAGGGTGTTCCCACCGTCGTGCTGGACGAGGGGGCGGGCGGTGACGAGCCGCGCCCGGCCCGTACGGCGGTACTGAGGCCGGACACCGCCGCTCTGGTGGCACGGCTCGGCTGCTCCACGCTCCGTGACGAAGGAGCCCAGTGGGTCGGGTGGCGACAACTGCGGCGCAAGCAGCAGATGCGCCGTCTGCGACTCGGTGACGCCGACGAGGTGGGGGGCGCGAGCGCGGCCGTCGGTACTGTTCCCGGCGCGCTGGGCGCCGCCGCCGGTGACGGCGAACGCGCCGACGCGGTCTTCCCCTCGCCTTTACACCTGCCGCAGCACGCGCTCACCCGCGGCCTCCGGGACGCCGCCGCACGGCACGAACTTGTGCGGCTGGTGCCGGAGAGCCGGCTCGACTCGCTGGAGCAGGACCCCCGGGGGGTCACGGTGCACACCCGGGGCCCCGGGGCGACCTGGTGGCGCGGAAGCCATGTGGTGGGCTGCGACGGCGCCAGGTCCACCGTCCGCAAGCTTTTGGGTGTCCGCTTCCCGGGCCGTACGGCGGTGGAGCGGCACGCGGTCGCCGCGCTCCGCGTCGAACTGCCCTGGCCCGGCGAGGCCGTGCTGCACCGTCAGCCGCCGTGGCGCGGGGGCGGCCAGGAGGTGTCCGCCCGACCGCTGCCCGACGGCGCCTGGCGGCTGGACTGGCTGCTGCCGGCCCGGGGCGAGCTGGTCACACCGGAGGCGCTGGTCGAGCGGGTACGGGACACCCTGGCCGGCTGGTGCGGCGAGGCGCCGCCGTACGACCTGCTGGACACCGGCGTGTACACGCTGCACCACCGGCTCGCCCGGCGCTGGCGCGTCGACCGGGCCTTCCTCGCCGGGGACGCCGCGCATCTGCTGGGCGCGCTGGGGACCCAGGGCCTCGACGAGGGGCTGCGGGACGCCGAGAACCTGGGCTGGAAACTGGCCCACGCCTGGCACCACGGGGCGTCGGAGACCCTGCTGGACAGCTACCAGGCGGAGCGCCGTACCGCCGTCGCCGCACGGCTGCGCGCGGCCGACCAGTCGCTGACGATACTGCGGGGCGGCGGCGGGCTGCGTACGTACCTTCCGGGCACGGCGCGCGGCCACGACACCCTGCTCGCCGACGGGCATCTGGGGAACGGGCCGCTGGGCGCGCCTCCGGCCTACCCGCACTCCCCCCTCGCGCCCCCGCACGCCGAGGGGCACACGACGGTGGACACCCGGACCGGGGCGCCCGTGGCCGACGTGCTCGTGACGGCGCCCGACGGCACGACCGTACGGCTGCGGGACCGGCTCGGCAGGGGCAGGGCACTGGTGGTGCTGGTCGCGCCGGGGACCGGTGTGTGGGACCGGAGGCACTGGCTGACCGCCGGGGTGATGCCTCGGCTCGCCGAGGCCGTGGCGGCGCTGCCGGCACCGTCCGAACTGCTGGTCACCGAGAGCTACCCGGGGGCGTCCGCCCACACGGTGCTGCTGGTCCGGCCCGACGGGCATCTCGTCGCGGCCTTCGGCGGGGTGCGCCCCGACGAGCTGTACGCCGCCGCCGACGCCGCACGTGGGGGTGGTCCCGGGCCCTCGTCGGCGAAGGGCCGCGCCGGCCGCACCGACCGAACCGTGAACATCAATTGA
- a CDS encoding putative leader peptide has protein sequence MTDTAVRLWRRVHMDLLRYAGCVCRPSC, from the coding sequence GTGACTGACACTGCTGTACGCCTGTGGCGGAGAGTCCATATGGACTTGCTCCGCTATGCGGGCTGCGTGTGTCGTCCGTCCTGCTGA
- a CDS encoding cysteine dioxygenase, whose translation MSSSLDSLGTPAPAVSASIAAAAKAVASSAANSRVAAPAVGTVPARSVPTQAELLAFVRRTAADTELVATLPLDPEGRTWIRVDGPGGSEAWIIGWPPGTGTGWHDHGGSYGAFATAAGALQEDSLAARLPTEGWKTLELAEGVDRERKLTKGDARAFGSHHVHEVRNESDADHAVSVHAYYPPLPLMRRYSRTGAVLRLEQVERPQEWQ comes from the coding sequence ATGTCTTCCTCTCTCGACTCCCTCGGCACGCCCGCGCCCGCCGTCTCGGCGTCAATCGCCGCCGCCGCCAAGGCGGTTGCTTCTTCGGCCGCCAACTCCCGGGTGGCGGCGCCGGCCGTGGGCACGGTCCCCGCGCGCTCCGTGCCCACGCAGGCCGAGTTGCTGGCCTTCGTCCGGCGCACGGCGGCCGACACCGAACTGGTGGCCACCCTCCCCCTCGACCCCGAGGGCCGTACCTGGATCCGCGTCGACGGCCCCGGCGGCAGCGAGGCGTGGATCATCGGCTGGCCGCCCGGCACGGGGACCGGGTGGCACGACCACGGCGGGTCGTACGGCGCCTTCGCGACGGCGGCCGGGGCACTCCAGGAGGACTCGCTGGCCGCACGGCTGCCCACCGAGGGGTGGAAGACCCTGGAGCTGGCCGAAGGGGTCGACCGGGAACGGAAGCTCACGAAGGGCGACGCGCGGGCGTTCGGCAGCCACCATGTGCACGAGGTGCGCAACGAGTCGGACGCGGACCACGCGGTCTCGGTGCACGCCTACTACCCGCCGCTGCCGCTGATGCGCCGCTACAGCCGCACCGGCGCGGTGCTCCGTCTCGAGCAGGTCGAGCGCCCGCAGGAGTGGCAGTGA